The sequence ACATAACAGGAAGTGGATCACTATGACAAACCTACCACAAGTAGGCGATCTGGCTCCAGACTTTACGCTTCCGAATGAGGCGGGCGAACTGGTTTCGCTCAGTCAATTTCGCGGCAAGCGGGTTATTCTGTACTTCTACCCAAAAGATGATACACCTGGATGCACGTCGCAGGCCTGTGGCTTCCGCGATTCGTACCCCATCATCACCGAGAAGAATGCAGTCGTTATCGGCATCAGCCCAGATTCGACCAAATCCCACGCAAAATTCAAGACCAAACACAATTTGCCTTTCATTCTGCTCGCCGATGAACAGCATAGCGTTGCTGAGATGTATGGGGTATGGGGGGAAAAGTCGATGATGGGTAAGAAGTATATGGGAATCATCCGCTCCCACTTTGTTATCGATGAATCAGGGCGAATCGTACAGGCTGAGATAAAAGTCAGCCCTGCTGATAGTGTCAAGCGTGCGCTTGCAGCGTTGGATTAGAGTGGTGAGCGGCGCAGCAAGACATCTTGGGGTGAACGGGCGGTAGTAATCGTTTTCATATCGATTCCCAGGGTAGTGATTGTCTGCGCCATCGCCGGTGAGATACCGGTAATCACCGCCTCGCAGCCGATCAGGCGCAATGCCTGTACGGTTTGCAGCAAACCCCGGGCAGCCATTGTGTCGAAGGTTGGTACACCGGCAACGTCGATCACAACCTGTCTGACACGACGATCACTGACGACGGCCAACAGTCGTTTCAACAACGTATCAGCACGTTGCTGATCGAGCTGACCAACAATCGGCGCCAGTAGAACGTGATCACCGATCTCAACGGTGGGTGTTTCGAGTGATTGAACCAAGTTACGCAGCATCTGCTCCGTTTGCTGGAGCTGAGCGGTCTGCTGTGCTAAGGCCTGGGCCTGTTCTTCAGCCTGCCGAGCGTGCAGGCGTGCCCGTGCTGCTTCAGCCGTAGCCTGATGAGCAAGCACTTCAAGATGTTTCATCAGGTAATAGGTTGGAACGAGGGTCAGTACAAGAATGGCAACATACAGGGTAATAGAACCGGCCCAATCTTCAATAGTATCCTGTACCATTAGCACTTCTGGTGCAACAAACGGTACATTCCCGGTTACATAGATCACTGCCGCACCTATCATTACAAGCAGTGACAATACAAACCCAATAAGACCACCAGGTATATCAAAGTAAATCAGCGCAAGCGTAATAACACCAATCCAAAGCAGACGACCACTTCCTGTCAGCCCAAAGGTAATCGTGAGAAATGTAGCAATACCGCCCAAAACGATCAGCAGAATGAGGGCACGAATGGTGACATTCAACCGGTGCAGGATAGCCGCAGCTCCAATGGCGAGGTACGAAAGGGTGTATACCCCAATGTAGGGAAACGCTCGCTCGCCCATCGTATTGTAATCTGACAACGATCCGGTTATCAACGCAATACCACCGAGTACCACAATTGCCCACAGCAAATTATTCAGGATCTGTATGCGCCATTCCTGCACAATGCTACTACCTTGTGTTGGATCATTTGCGGTAGATAACTGCGCGTTATCCATGAGTATTCCCTGGTCGTGTTCGCAAAAATTCTCTGGCGCCTTGATATTGTAGTGTCTTGAGAATAACTTATGACTCCACTGCAAAAAGGTGATCTTTCCACCAAAGAGACCACGGAGATCTCAGAGACTAAAGATAATTTTATCTTTCATTGAACATAGGGTTGTGAACATGTTTCTTCCATGCACCCAATGGCCAAAAATTTATTCATAAACCTTACACGCTCTGTGTACTCTGTGTGCTCCGTGGTGAGTTTTTGCAGTGCACTCACTTGTTTTATTGTAACACTACTTATGAAATCTTTCATCACGCAACTTTTGCCTAGTGCCAATCCGAATATCGTGTCGTCACGTCCACGACGGATGAACCCTGTCCGCTCCCACACGATGGACGACCAACCTGGCGCCGACGGAATCCCACCCACCGGCGCATCGACCTGACCACGCTGCCCGACCCGTATCGCGGCCATCGTACCGGCGGATAGGGGTGGAGCGGATGCATCTGCGACCGGTGTTATATGGATAGCGGTGCATCGCGTTGGCCTCCCGCGTGGTGACCGCTACGTCCCACCCTGGCACGTTAGCCGTCGGCACATCCTGACATCACTGCGGTCGCATCGGTACAGAGAGGGGCAACCGATGCTAACCGTCATGTTCTGGAATGAGATGTTTTAGAGAGGCTTTTAACATACCTAGGGGCGCAGGTCTTCGGCCGGCATAGCTACCGTTGAAACGGGAAGCTGCGCACCTCCGCACAGACTGCGAGCAGTTTCTTCTCTCTTTCTCTTTCCGCTCCCCTCTCTAACGCACCTCGCCCGGAGAGAATGAAGGCGTTGATCAAGATTTACACGTCTGCTAAACAACCTCACGGTTCAGCAATCCCTACGAGACAGCCGTCACGCAACTGCAACAGAAGATACTCACCTTGTTTGACAACAGGAGCTACCAGGTGCTGTTGGAGATGATAAGTAACGGCATCGACAATTGTTACCGTCTGACCATTTGCAGCAATGAAGGGGAACGGTTGCCCCCATTCAGCCACTGCGCGCACAAACGCATACGCTCGCTGCACCGTCCAGTCGGCAGTAACGATAAAATCCTGCGGCCGTGGCGATGGGAAAAAGCTCCCATCGCCTAGCTGTGGACATGGTTGCCAGGCCGGATCGGCAAGGTTTTGCAAGGCTATGGGAAGCATCTGCACCGCCCAAGAACCTGCCAGGGCTTCGATGGTGGAAAGTCGCTCGCCAATCGGCAGATCAAACCAGTGTTGGAGCACAATTGGGCCGTGGTCAAGCAGTTCATCCATTAGGTGAAGCGTCATTGCGGTACGAGTCCAGCCTTGCCGTAAAGCCCAAAAGAGCGGTTCTGGCCCACGCAATTCGGGGAGCGGCGATGGATGGAGATTTAGCCAGCCAATCCTGGGCACAGTGAGGAGTGCTGATGGGATACGCCACGGCCAGCATGCAACCACTGCCAGATCGACCCGTTGCTGACGCAACTGTTCACTCAGCGCCAACACTGCATTACGGCGAACCGCGTAGCGTGGAATGCCGGCCTGATCGGCGACAGCGGCAACCGTCGGCGGCGCAAGAACCATGGTCTTTGCCCGCGCATCTGCGGTCGGCAACGTGCCGAGGGTAGGTGTGCCCGGCGGCGCAGTATGGAACAGTCCAACAATTTCAACCGATAACCTCAGCAGCCCTTGCAAGACCGTCAGCGCCATCGGGCCTGGCATTGCAAACATCACAAGGCGCATAGTCACTCACTGCTTTCAGGTATAATAGATATGGTATCGTCTCTATAATTGCACGAGTGAAAGAAAAACATATGGCACGCATGGTCAAATGTGTCAAACTTGGGCGCGAATTGCCAGGCCTCGATCAGCCGCCGTTTCCTGGACCACTCGGTCAACGCATCTACGAACAGGTATCAGCACAGGCGTGGCGTATGTGGCCGCAGCAGGCAACATTGATTATTAATCATTACGGCCTTAGTTTAGGTGATCCGAACGCACAGCGCATCCTGATGCAGGCGATGGAAGAGTTCTTTTTTGGCGAGAATGCCCAGATGCCTGAAGGATGGACACCGCCAACATCGGCACCGGCGAAGGGTGGCCCACGGCGCAAGTGATCATACTCGTTTGCTAAATCTAAACAGCGCTATGCTCACTTACCCAGTAACCGGTTGTAATTCAATCGCCGGTACAATTGTAAACCGCAGGCAAGCATGAGCAGCGCGGAGCGCTGTTTCGACAGTCGCCGGATCAGAACCTCGGGCGAAGATAAAGCCGAGATAGCTGTCCCCTTCTGGAAGTGGAACCAGCGGGTAGTTCAGAGGGGCAGTTATTTCAACGGCTTCAATGCCAGGAATAGCACGTGCTTCGTCCACACCATCAATCGCACGTAGTATTCCTGCCTGCGGAATCGGGATCATCATAACGCCACCCGCTCGACCTTCCCGACTGAGGGTGTCAATCGGTAAGCCAGCAGCCTGCCGCAAAATCAACTCTTCTAGCGTTGCATCGGTACCAAAGCGTAACGTGCGCGAACATAGCCCACCGATGCTCCGGTTCGCCAACTCGATCATCCACGGCCCACGTTCATTTATGCGAAGTTCGGCGTGGAGTGGGCCGCGCTCTAAGCCAATCGCCTGCGCCGCCGATGCAGTAACCGCGCGAATAGCGGCTTGGGTCGCTTCAGGTAAGCGTGAAGGTGTAACGTAGATAGTCTCTTCAAAAAATGGCCCGTCTAGCGGATCGGGCTTGTCGAAAAGCGCCAACACCTGCACTTCACCGTTATTAATCAACCCTTCCAATGCAATCTCAAAGCCCGGTATAAAGTCTTCAACCAGAAATTCATGCTTACCTATGCCTTCAATCCGATCTAGCAGCGCATTCAGACGGCGTACCGCTGCCACAAACTGGCGCGGATTGTCAGCCCGGATAACACCACGACTGCCGTTGAGGCGTAGTGGCTTTACGACACAGGGAAACCTGACTGTCTGGGACAAAGCCATGAGATCATCGGTCGTAGAGCAGAGACGAAAGGCGGGCGACGGTACACCAGCGCGGGCAAAGAGTTGCCGCATGAGGTGCTTGTCACGGGCGGCTGCGGCTGCTGCAGGACGATTAAACGCTAATCCCAGTTCGGCGCATACGATGGCGGCCAGCTCAACCCCACTATCATCAACTGGTACAATCGCAGTTAACGGTTTCACCGCATGCAGATCGCGAATCGCCTTCAACGCTGCTTCCCGATCACGAAAGTCGATCAACAGGCGTGTCGGCAGGGGGCGGATCAACTCTGAAGGGGTATCTTCCGCAACCGTGATCTGAACATCAATCCGCCTGGCCGCGTCTAGAAAGGCCGGTAGGCGGTATGAAGATGGAGTTGTCAGCAACAGGAGATGGGGCTGCATAACCACCTCTATGAGAAAGTTCTGGTCATTGCCGTATACGCTCACCCTGCTACAAGAAGGTTGTTATCAATTGGTTACCAGATGGCTCAGCGCAGCAATACCATGGTTCACTCAAGCGTGGAATCGGTTTTGGCGCCGGTGGCATGACTGGGCGCTCACCCGGGCCAATGATCTGATCGCAGAGATCAAGCAAGCGTTGGTAAAAACTGCTGCGTGACGCGCCGCACTGTTCACTCGCTTGCGCCAACACCATCACCTGACGCTGCAATTCATCCATTGCCGGATCAGGATGTTGCCAGGGGTAAGCTAGAGCGACCGGATCGAATTGCCCGACCAACGCCTGCACGTCGGGCAATTCGAGTAACCGCGAGCCTGCCGGTATGAGCAAACGCAGGCCATACTGCACCGGAGCAACGCTTTCAATCAGACCTAGCTCTGCGATACCGATCAGCAACTCTCGGTAACGTTGTCGGGTCGTCCATGGGGTAAAAGCAACGAACGTGGCATTCAGGGCAATATCATTGGCGCGCAGCAATTCAACGGCACGAACAATATCAGCTCGTGTATGACGTTTGGCAAAACGCGCCAAGATTTCATCATCGAGCGCCTCAAGCGCACTTACCACCATAATGCAGCCGGTTGCCCGCAGTTCTGGCAAAAGATGGGCGTAACGCAAAATATGCTCTACTTTGATTGTTACATCATACGTAACATCGGGAAACTCAGCGTGCAAAGCCCTAACAATCGGTAACACATGACCAGGACCATTCAGAAAATCCGGATCGCCAAAGGTGATATGGCGAGCGCCGGCTGCAACCTGAGCGCGAATGTCGGCGAGAACCGTTGAGCGAGGGACGACTCGGAAACGACCATTATAGACCGGAACGACCGGACAGTGACGGCAAAGATGCTTGCAGCCACGAGTTGCTTCCGTATAACCGGCATAGCGCATCTCGGTGGCCGTGATCAGGGTTGCATAGCGATTGAGGGGTGGCAAGTCACTCCGATCAGGTGGAATGAGATCAAGGCGATGCAGCGCTATTGTATCAATAGCTGGTGGCCGCTCACCGGCAGCTAGGCGTTGCCAGATGGCAGTTAGCACCGCTTCGACTTCGCCACCAAGACAGCAATCAGCACCCGCGGCCCGCAGCATATTCGCGTTAAGTGGTGCATATAGACCGTAGCAGACGATAAATACTTCCGGTGCAGTGGCGCGCAGGCGTGGTAAGAGGGTCAATGCCAGACGAGTAGCGGTGTGCATCGGCACCGAAATCCCAATAAGGCCGGCATTAGCAACCATCGCTTCGGTCAATGATGTGACACTAACATCTACACAAGTGACACTAGCTCCTGCCCGACGCAACCAAGCTGCCGGTGATGCCAGACTCAGTGGTTGGTGACCAAGTTCGTAGGTCGAGATAAGTAAGACGTTCATAGAGATTATTGTACCGCAAGATACTTGAGAATATTGCAGAGTATGAAGAGCATAATCCTATCGTCGCCTGAACAATGAGGGTAAGATCTGAATCGCACGAGAGGCTACAGATGATTGTTCCTTGAACAGATAACCGCTCTTGCCTGGTTCGCGAACCGTGCGTCCGTGGGTATCGCGAACCATGCTCTCCAGTACGTGGCTACACAACACACTTAGCAACTCTCATCTTACGCCCTATGACCTCTCGCTACTCCTTCCAAACAACAGCGCCGCACTATCACGTGCGGCGCGTTGATATTCTCGACGAGAAGATGAACTAATCACCCATCACTTCTTGCAAGGTTGGCGCAATCTGGCGCTTCTGCATATCTTCGGGCTTGACACGATGCACATTCCAAACTAACCCTAACTTTTCTAGACCGCGAATGATGTAGGCTGAGACATCGATCTGCCACCAGCGCAACCCATGGAACGCTGAGCGTGGAAAGGCGTGATGGTTATTATGCCATCCCTCACCAAAGGCGAGCAGACCGACAATGAAGTTGTTGCGACTGGCATCGCGTGTGTTGTAATCACGGCGGCCAAAGGTGTGGCAGATCGAATTAACACTCCAGGTAATGTGGTGAGTCAGGAAGATACGGACAAGTCCACCCCAAATCAGACCACTCCAGCCGGCAATGAGGGTCGGGATCACGATACCGAGGGCTGCCCAGATGTACCAGGTTTTTGTTACCCAGACAATAGTTGGATCTTTGGTAAGCCACTTACCGTACATTTCAATGTTGTGCTTGTGTGAGAAGAGCCAGCCGATATGCGAATGCCAGAGACCTTCGAGGGGGCTATGCGGATCATCTTCATCATCAGAGTGAGCGTGATGCTGAATATGGGTGGAAGCCCAAGAGGTCGGATCACCTTCGAGCGCCATACAACCCATGATTAAAAATAGTGCCTTGAGTGGTGGACTAGTCTCGAAACTCTTGTGGGTAAGCATCCGGTGAAAACCGATGGTAATGCCTAAACCGGATATAATGTAGAATACAATCATCAATGTTACATCGAGCCAATCAACGTATTGTTGCCAGAGCATTACCATCGCGTAGATTGTGCCCAGGAAGGGAAGCACGACAATCAGCAAGACAACAAATTTTTCGAGCGGCGACTTTTCCAGTTTTGGTTCGGTGGCAGGAACGGTGCGAGCCATAGGTTATTTACTCCTTAAGCGAAATTAGTTCTGTCTGTCACAAGAATAGGAGAAGGACATTAGAAAGAGAAGTAGCGAACGGCTAAACCTGAGTCACGATCTGGCGCGAGAGGGGATGACTGGAGTAATGGGTCCAGCATGGCGATGAGATAGCGAAGACTGACGGCAGACGGTCTTCGTTTCGACTATGACTGCCTTCAGAGAGGTATGCGCCATCGTACCATTCTTGTGCCGCATCGCCCCGCCGAGACGAGTAGGGACACGGCGGCACCGTACATGAGTACGTGACGTTCGTCGGAGGCACTCCGTTCTTGAGCGGCTTAGTCATCGAATACGAGCAGAAACAGAAAACTTAGAAACGTTCCTACGCCTACGTGATCCGATTTGCAATCTTTTTCAACCTATGGTATACTCCCAGCGTGTTGAGCGGGTTGGCCCCATCGTCTAGCGGCCCAGGACGCCACCCTCTCAAGGTGGAGATCGCGGGTTCGAATCCCGCTGGGGTCACCAGGGCCCGTCGTCTAGCGGTTAGGATGCCACCCTGTCAAGGTGGAGGTCGCGGGTTCGAATCCCGTCGGGCCCGCCAAATGAGGCGGATACAAAGACAGCCAGCGTATGCTGGCTGTCTTTGTGTTTATGGCGTAGGAATGCGGCAGGTCGTGCCTCTTAGTACCTGATCAATCAGAAACCCGGCTTGTTTTCAGGCGCTCAGAGTTTATACGCCTGACGACACAACGCATCGCTATCAAACAATAGTGTAGGACGACGCATGTATCCCCCCTCCTTCGATGGTTCCCTACGCATGACCTGAGCCGGTAGGTTTTCGATCAAACCCAAGGAAAGAGAGAAGAAGAGTGAGCGGCAAAGGCAGAATTCTAATCCATTCGTAGCTTCCCATTCCGACGCTAGTCGACGGCCATCCTTGTTGGCTCGCCGATCATACGTCACCGTATTGTAAGAGCCTGATCAAAAAACGTTTCATTAGACACGTACCGTTCCCGTGCGGCCATTGCGTGAGGGGGTTCCAGTATTCTTTCTCTCAGCCCCAGCTTCCCCCTTCCGCTCCCCGTGGAGGAGAGGAAGGGGCCGGGTGGAAGGTGAGGGCCACCGGGCATGCACCGCAGCACCGACGCTGCAACCGGTGCAACCCTGTTCTAGCGTGTCGCGGAGACGTATGCTCTGCCTGCCAGCGTTTCCCTGAACATTATGGCGATGTTACGGTCGAGCCTGATCAACAGCCCGGGTTGTTGATCAGGCTCTTAACGTGATCGCGTAGGAGGGAAGATGACGCTTTCGGAATGTACACCGAATCTAACAAGAGGTTAACCTTTAATGACTTTCATCTCACAAAACAGGTTTTTTCGGATAGGTTCCTAACGTCTTTAATCTGCCGTAGTTTAGTAGCCTTCGACAGATGCCATTAACGTTCGTGGAATACAGCGATGGCAGCCAACAATTGCACATCACCGACGTTCGCCAGTTCGGCTGCACTCAGACTACGAACTTCAGATGGCGATATAACAGGCGCTTCGAGGGGTTGCACGACGACGCGGTCCGGCGTAATGCCCTTCCCCCGAATCTGACGACCAGTTGGGGTACGCCACTCTTGCGTACCAAGCAAGAGTTGAGCGCCGTTCGCAAGGCGGAAGGGCGTTAGAACGGTACCGGTACCGACCGTCGTCTCACCAACCAACACCGCCCGACCTGCATCCTGCAACGCTCCGGCCAGAATTTCGGCTGCACTAGCCGAACCACCATTGATCAACACGACCAGCGGCATATCCTGGGCGATCCCGGCAGTCCGAGTCGTATTGACGCGCTGACTGCCGTCCCGACTCCGTTCGATCAGCACCGGTGTCTCCGCCGGTAAGAATTCACCGGCAACCTTCAGTAAAACACTGAGTAAACCACCAGGGTTATTCCGCAGGTCAAGGATCAGCCGCTCTGCCCCTGCTGCTCTCGCCTCAGAGAGGGCGGTGCGCAAGCCATCAACAGCCTGTTCATCGAACGACGTGATCCGAATCAATGCAATCTGATCAGGCAATGATGCCCAACTGACACTCGGCACCGTAATTTTGGCGCGGGTAATGGTAAAGCGTAATAACCCGGTATCACGCCGACTCACCTCAAGAGTAACCGATGTCCCGGCCGGGCCACGCACACGCGCAACCAGATCGTCAATCGACCAACCTTCGACCGAAGACCCATCGACAGCTATAATGTGGTCACCTGCTTGCAGGCCAGACAACGCTGCCGGGGAACCCTCAATCAGCGCTAGCACCAGGAGGGCGCCATTTCGTTCGCCGACGTAGATACCAATGCCCTCAAAGGCACCATTCAGCGACTCTTGCCAGATTTTGGCCTCGGTCGTGCTCAAAAAGCGGGTGTGACCTTCATCGCCGAGCGTAGCTAACATGCCATCAACCGCGCCTTCGATCATCCGATTTGGATCGGCTGCGGTAGGATCGACGTAACGCTCACGGGCTAATCGCCACACTTCCCAAAAGACGGCAAATTGGTCACAAATCTCGGTTGTTTCAGGACAGGCAACGGTCGTTTTTGGATTGCTTAACCAGACTCCCAACCAGACACCGCTGCTGATTCCGCCGATCAAGGTCACAAGGAAGAGGGGCACGGTAAGCCAGATGGGAATACGAATTTGTAGCACACGAATCACGCCATACATAGCCTTCTTATGCCTCTTTCTGCAAGCGTCGCACTGTCTCGCCATCGAGACGCCGAATCAGCGCCAACAACAGTTGTACTGTCTGCTCAACATCACGGCGATGGGCAATTGCCGAGGTCGAGTGGATATAACGTACCGGTGGTCCAATAACCACGGTTGGTACCCCACTCCCGAAAATATGCATCCGTCCACCATCAGTACCACCCCCCGGCATCAGATCAAATTGCAGCGGAATACCCGCTTCGGTGGCAACATCAATAACCAAGTGGCGGAGGGCAGTATGAGCAATCAGTGATCCATCAATGAGTAAGATTGCCGGCCCCTGGCCGAGTCGGCTCATTGCATCATCGGCGCTAACACCAGGCATATCGCCAGCAATCGCCGTATCGATAGCAAAGCCAATATCAGGTTTGACCAGATGGGTTGTAGTAGCAGCACCCCGTAGGCCAACCTCTTCCTGAACATTACCGATCCCGTAAACAATGTTGGGGTGGCGCTCATTGACCATGCGGCGAATGGTTTCAACCACAATAGCGCAGCCAACGCGATTGTCTAATGCTTTTGCCATAAAGAGATCGGGATTGCGCATCGGCAGGAATGGACCAACCGGTACAACTGAATCGCCGGGTCGTACTCCCCAAGCCAGAGCTTCGTCACGGGAAGAGGCGCCAATATCGATATACATTGACTTTTTATCAACGAGACGATTCCGTTCATCGTTGCTCAAGATATGCGGAGGTTTTGCCCCAATCACGCCGATAATCGATCCCTGCCGGGTCACAACTTCAACTCGTGTACCCAACAACACGTGATCCCACCAGCCACCAAGCGGCTGAAACTTGAGAAAGCCATCGTCGGTGATACGGGTCACGAGCAGCCCGATTTCATCAAGATGCGCTGCCAGCGCAATCCGTGGCCCATCGGGTGCACCAACTCGACGGGCAATAATACTACCCAGGTTGTCACTTTCGATCTCGCTCACCGACTCAAGATAGTGACGCATAATGGTGCGAACCGGTCCTTCATAACCAGATGCACCAGGAGCCTCGGTGAGTTCTTTCAGGAGTTGCATCATTGCATCCACAGATTTTTTTCCTCGCTCAACTATTCAGGAATCGACTAATTGTTGGCGTACCCACTGTTCAGCCATTGCGCGATCAGTGATCAGACCATCGAGCGTCGCTGCCCGCAGGCGCCGTAACAGTTGTCCTAATTGCGGCCCTGGTGGTACCCCCAACCGGCGCAAGTCATCACCGTTGAGCGGTGGGCGTAACAGCCGCCATTCGTGCAGATAGCGGGCGATGTACTGCTGAATTGGTTCGTCTGTGGCGTAGTGTAACACAGCAATCGCGGCTACGCTATAAGGCTGTAACAGCGTATCAAGACAACTTGGGCTGGATGCTGCGGCAATGGTCGGTAGCTGGGTGCGCAGCGCAATCAGGTCTTTGATCATCCGGTGCACGAGAGCAGGCAGATGATAACGACGTAGAAACATCATTAGCCCGGCATCGCTGACATCGTAGAGCAACAGCCCAGCGATAACCAGATTCGCCGGCGCGACGGTTGCCACATGCGCCGGATCGCGCCGATAGCGGGCTAATCGCTCGGTCATGGTCGGTGTCCAGTGTAAACCGGGTACAATCTGGTACGTGCCCCCCCACCGGTCGGCCAGTGCCACAACCGCTGCCGGATCGGATTCACTCAATGTCAAGCAGAGTTCAGTCTGGACCCGTTCAGGGGTGAGTAGCGCCAGGTAATGAGCTGCAATCGCTTGCTGAATCTGCGCCATTGTTGCCGTATCAGGGGTAAGATC comes from Chloroflexus sp. Y-396-1 and encodes:
- a CDS encoding methionyl-tRNA formyltransferase yields the protein MRLVMFAMPGPMALTVLQGLLRLSVEIVGLFHTAPPGTPTLGTLPTADARAKTMVLAPPTVAAVADQAGIPRYAVRRNAVLALSEQLRQQRVDLAVVACWPWRIPSALLTVPRIGWLNLHPSPLPELRGPEPLFWALRQGWTRTAMTLHLMDELLDHGPIVLQHWFDLPIGERLSTIEALAGSWAVQMLPIALQNLADPAWQPCPQLGDGSFFPSPRPQDFIVTADWTVQRAYAFVRAVAEWGQPFPFIAANGQTVTIVDAVTYHLQQHLVAPVVKQGEYLLLQLRDGCLVGIAEP
- a CDS encoding S41 family peptidase is translated as MYGVIRVLQIRIPIWLTVPLFLVTLIGGISSGVWLGVWLSNPKTTVACPETTEICDQFAVFWEVWRLARERYVDPTAADPNRMIEGAVDGMLATLGDEGHTRFLSTTEAKIWQESLNGAFEGIGIYVGERNGALLVLALIEGSPAALSGLQAGDHIIAVDGSSVEGWSIDDLVARVRGPAGTSVTLEVSRRDTGLLRFTITRAKITVPSVSWASLPDQIALIRITSFDEQAVDGLRTALSEARAAGAERLILDLRNNPGGLLSVLLKVAGEFLPAETPVLIERSRDGSQRVNTTRTAGIAQDMPLVVLINGGSASAAEILAGALQDAGRAVLVGETTVGTGTVLTPFRLANGAQLLLGTQEWRTPTGRQIRGKGITPDRVVVQPLEAPVISPSEVRSLSAAELANVGDVQLLAAIAVFHER
- a CDS encoding CUAEP/CCAEP-tail radical SAM (seleno)protein, with protein sequence MNVLLISTYELGHQPLSLASPAAWLRRAGASVTCVDVSVTSLTEAMVANAGLIGISVPMHTATRLALTLLPRLRATAPEVFIVCYGLYAPLNANMLRAAGADCCLGGEVEAVLTAIWQRLAAGERPPAIDTIALHRLDLIPPDRSDLPPLNRYATLITATEMRYAGYTEATRGCKHLCRHCPVVPVYNGRFRVVPRSTVLADIRAQVAAGARHITFGDPDFLNGPGHVLPIVRALHAEFPDVTYDVTIKVEHILRYAHLLPELRATGCIMVVSALEALDDEILARFAKRHTRADIVRAVELLRANDIALNATFVAFTPWTTRQRYRELLIGIAELGLIESVAPVQYGLRLLIPAGSRLLELPDVQALVGQFDPVALAYPWQHPDPAMDELQRQVMVLAQASEQCGASRSSFYQRLLDLCDQIIGPGERPVMPPAPKPIPRLSEPWYCCAEPSGNQLITTFL
- a CDS encoding M42 family metallopeptidase, giving the protein MDAMMQLLKELTEAPGASGYEGPVRTIMRHYLESVSEIESDNLGSIIARRVGAPDGPRIALAAHLDEIGLLVTRITDDGFLKFQPLGGWWDHVLLGTRVEVVTRQGSIIGVIGAKPPHILSNDERNRLVDKKSMYIDIGASSRDEALAWGVRPGDSVVPVGPFLPMRNPDLFMAKALDNRVGCAIVVETIRRMVNERHPNIVYGIGNVQEEVGLRGAATTTHLVKPDIGFAIDTAIAGDMPGVSADDAMSRLGQGPAILLIDGSLIAHTALRHLVIDVATEAGIPLQFDLMPGGGTDGGRMHIFGSGVPTVVIGPPVRYIHSTSAIAHRRDVEQTVQLLLALIRRLDGETVRRLQKEA
- a CDS encoding STAS domain-containing protein, whose protein sequence is MDNAQLSTANDPTQGSSIVQEWRIQILNNLLWAIVVLGGIALITGSLSDYNTMGERAFPYIGVYTLSYLAIGAAAILHRLNVTIRALILLIVLGGIATFLTITFGLTGSGRLLWIGVITLALIYFDIPGGLIGFVLSLLVMIGAAVIYVTGNVPFVAPEVLMVQDTIEDWAGSITLYVAILVLTLVPTYYLMKHLEVLAHQATAEAARARLHARQAEEQAQALAQQTAQLQQTEQMLRNLVQSLETPTVEIGDHVLLAPIVGQLDQQRADTLLKRLLAVVSDRRVRQVVIDVAGVPTFDTMAARGLLQTVQALRLIGCEAVITGISPAMAQTITTLGIDMKTITTARSPQDVLLRRSPL
- a CDS encoding CCA tRNA nucleotidyltransferase, encoding MDDLITRLEPALRHLLARAADLASSVQATLWLVGGVVRDLWLGIPIGRDIDLAVEGDVHRIVPLLANVWGGDIVAQHPSFGTASITVGNWLIDLAQTRTERYPQPAVLPEVQPAPLALDLSRRDFSINAMAIQLVAQGNDLLPMPLFDPLGGATDLAARRLRLLHEQSLRDDPTRLLRGLRLAARLDLTPDTATMAQIQQAIAAHYLALLTPERVQTELCLTLSESDPAAVVALADRWGGTYQIVPGLHWTPTMTERLARYRRDPAHVATVAPANLVIAGLLLYDVSDAGLMMFLRRYHLPALVHRMIKDLIALRTQLPTIAAASSPSCLDTLLQPYSVAAIAVLHYATDEPIQQYIARYLHEWRLLRPPLNGDDLRRLGVPPGPQLGQLLRRLRAATLDGLITDRAMAEQWVRQQLVDS
- a CDS encoding ATP-grasp domain-containing protein, giving the protein MQPHLLLLTTPSSYRLPAFLDAARRIDVQITVAEDTPSELIRPLPTRLLIDFRDREAALKAIRDLHAVKPLTAIVPVDDSGVELAAIVCAELGLAFNRPAAAAAARDKHLMRQLFARAGVPSPAFRLCSTTDDLMALSQTVRFPCVVKPLRLNGSRGVIRADNPRQFVAAVRRLNALLDRIEGIGKHEFLVEDFIPGFEIALEGLINNGEVQVLALFDKPDPLDGPFFEETIYVTPSRLPEATQAAIRAVTASAAQAIGLERGPLHAELRINERGPWMIELANRSIGGLCSRTLRFGTDATLEELILRQAAGLPIDTLSREGRAGGVMMIPIPQAGILRAIDGVDEARAIPGIEAVEITAPLNYPLVPLPEGDSYLGFIFARGSDPATVETALRAAHACLRFTIVPAIELQPVTG
- a CDS encoding oxidative damage protection protein, which codes for MARMVKCVKLGRELPGLDQPPFPGPLGQRIYEQVSAQAWRMWPQQATLIINHYGLSLGDPNAQRILMQAMEEFFFGENAQMPEGWTPPTSAPAKGGPRRK
- the bcp gene encoding thioredoxin-dependent thiol peroxidase, which codes for MTNLPQVGDLAPDFTLPNEAGELVSLSQFRGKRVILYFYPKDDTPGCTSQACGFRDSYPIITEKNAVVIGISPDSTKSHAKFKTKHNLPFILLADEQHSVAEMYGVWGEKSMMGKKYMGIIRSHFVIDESGRIVQAEIKVSPADSVKRALAALD
- a CDS encoding acyl-CoA desaturase, which encodes MARTVPATEPKLEKSPLEKFVVLLIVVLPFLGTIYAMVMLWQQYVDWLDVTLMIVFYIISGLGITIGFHRMLTHKSFETSPPLKALFLIMGCMALEGDPTSWASTHIQHHAHSDDEDDPHSPLEGLWHSHIGWLFSHKHNIEMYGKWLTKDPTIVWVTKTWYIWAALGIVIPTLIAGWSGLIWGGLVRIFLTHHITWSVNSICHTFGRRDYNTRDASRNNFIVGLLAFGEGWHNNHHAFPRSAFHGLRWWQIDVSAYIIRGLEKLGLVWNVHRVKPEDMQKRQIAPTLQEVMGD